The genomic segment CTCCACTCAGACTTACTCTTGCTAAAAACTACTGTCGTAAATATAGGGAATCGTATCAGTCTTATTTTGATGGCCTTGGGAAGGATGAAACAGTAATTGAAAAAGAGAAACAAATTCTGAACCTTCATCCAGATTTAGCAAAATGCCATGGATATGAGGTCATTATGAAAGCATTAAGACCAAGGAGTAAAGTTGAAAAAGAAGATTTGCAATTTTTGGTAATAGAAATGATGTCATTCTTGAATAATGAAAACATTTCTGATTATTTACTTGGTAAGTTTTTCCAACAAGTCCAACCAATGGTCTTTCGTGAAGAACAGAGGATGGTTCAATGTCTAAAAGCTAGACTTGAAGATGACTGTGATATGGATGTGCATAGTTTTTCAGATAAAATTGATTACGGTGAACAACTTATTTCTACCCATAAAGACATACTGCTTGCAATACATCTTTACATACCCAATGAGAAAAAGCAACGAATTCTTATGGATGTTCTACAAGCTATTGCGAGtctcattaaaaaagaaaatcgaTATCGCACTGATAGTAACTTGCTTTTTAGCTTGCAAAATCATATGGATAGTGTTGTTTCCCATGCTAAAAAATTACTAAAAGGTGATTTTCTTGGAAAATCTATGAAACAGAATGATTTTGACATCCAGCTTGGACTTGCTAGAATGTATGAAGTGCTTGGTTTTGTTGTTCAGAGACATTTAAACACAAAAGATATAGACCTGGAAAAAGCAACTAATTATCTATCAAATGTCATCTGTGCTTTCAATACCAAAAAAGACAAAAGAGAAACTTTATTCAAGTATACTCCAAAAAAGGATCCTGCAGTTACCGCAAAaaagatttataaaataataaaagaagcaaataaaaaaatacctgatgtatttatattacaaaattggGCGAAACTTTTTCCTATCACAGAAAACCATTTGAAAGTGATGGCGGAAAGCGCTGGAAATGAGTCTAAATTGGATTGGGAAGACATGGTTACTGCATTAAGACTTGATGGGCATTTGAACAGTGACCATATTCGTCAATTGGAACGAGAGAAAATGCTGCTAAATCCAAAGCAAATCAAAAGTGTCTATATCTGTGAAAGGTTGATGTCTGTGCTTCATACACGTAGTCGGCAAGTGTTGTATTTACAAAACTCTATTTCGAAAGAAGAGCAAAATCGTTATGAGTGGTATTCTGACGTTGGTTTATATCTTAGTGAGAATCTATTTTGTGACACTGGTATATCTTCCTTGTTTAGATATCTTCTGAAAGCAAACAGTAAACTACCTAGAATGCTTAACAATTGCTTGAATGAAGATGATGCATCATTCATTGCAAGGATTGAAGCTGCCAGAAAGTATGCACAAAGTTTGACTGATGGTAAAGAACGTTTCTATGAACATGGTCTGTACAAGAGAGTGTATGGAACGGCATATTCCAATATGAATTTGCTACGATTCCTAGTCAAAGCAAACACCAAGTTACACAAAAGGCGTCATATTGCAAATGTAAAAGAAGTCACTAATCAGATGCTAGAATGTGACCGATTTTTTAACTTAGCCAAACAGaatgttcaatattttgttgttgcttCAAATTGCATAGTTCAAGCAGGGAAATATTATGCAGCTGTTGGAAAATATGAAACTGCACTGGAAGCTTTTGAATGTGCTTTTGATCACCATGGTTATGGTATTGAATATCAATGTGATAAATATCCAAATGCATATGCCTGGGCTTTACACAATGTTGGGATGACTTTGTGCAAAAGTGAAAAAGAACTTGCCAATTTTACCAGTCATaaagaaaagttttttttaagatACCAAACTGCTGTGAAATGTAATATCTGTAAGGAATGGAGAAGGGATTTGCTAATTATGAAAAAACTTGTCGAATCATTGCATTGATCATACATGACTATTaccatttttcatatttatactcAAATACACAACAGTTGCCTTGTGTCTTGtcttttttttgtctttttttcgaCATAAGTGAACAACTTGCACCCAATTCCTATTGAAATGAATAACCAACAGTCTTTCTGTTCCAAATACTTTGTGTAATTGAAGATATTTTCTTAACAGATATGTAATTTAATCTCTCATAAAGCTATATCCAAATTGACCAGAAATGATACAATTTACATGCCAATTTGCCTATCTACTTTCTTCATTTACCTTTTATTACAATACTTCAAATTTTAAGTACATATATTGACTCGTTATTGTGTGAACCCATTGAAGATGTGTGCTTAGTGTATGAAATACACATTTAGGATATTTACTGatcttttcttaatttcaattttcaatttttggtttcttaatttcaagttttcagctttttagtttgtaatactgtaaaattTATACCTACTGTGAAACCAACTGATCTTGTATAAAAATAAGTTTCTAATCGCTTGATTATAGGTGCAAGATTTCATACTATAGATATATATTGCCTCGGTATAAAGACATGCCATTTATTGCTCTTATGATTCACATTGCCTTCGATTATACATTGAAATTTTATGTCCCAATATTTCACGTTTGTTACTCTTTTTTTAATCGAATCGAATCCAAGccttttttaaaaaatgcatttttgctCAATTTTTTGATTATGACCTTTTTTTCTAAACATGATTTACACACAGATCAcgattccaagtttttgttacATCACACTGAAGGTTGAGCACTAAATGGCACAAAGGAATTAAGAGGAAGTCAGTTGCTGGTTTTTTGAATCATGCCGCCACGTGTGTAAATTTGTATCGGCACCAGCCGCGTTATTGAGGTCTTAATTAGAGATGTATCAGCATTATCGGCCAAATTTTTGGTATCGGttgtgtatcggtatcggctaaatttaggccgatatttccgatatatttagcttctcaatatgatccagaatgttttaaaaaataggttagaatactgattttggaattttttgcTTGGATAGATCGTGAACTAAGAACCATGCACGACCCCACCCCCGCTAGTAGAAACGGGTGTCTGATTCTGACCTGTTTTTAGtcatttatcagccaaactggcTCAATCAATTTGAGTAATTTCGCTgccaaaattttatattgaaatttttaatattactgtTAATTAtcaagaaatatatcaatcgaatattagtggattttccgatgttcaaaatataaaatacgacgttatattgACACAAAATCCTGCGCACGTAACTCAATGTATCAGTTTCATACGATAAGTGGGCTAAATATTTATCTATTTTACCACCAAGAGTAGCCAAATCCTAttatttttctaattgaacaccgagaatACTAGCGCCAGTGctcaatgcatctgaatcaattaacgcatttggatcccaaacatctacttcttaatatatatatatagatgtgtATAATATTTCTCGTTTTTGAACCGAAATAATGTGCACTATTAATAATGCTCATAGACTATTGTTTCAAACCGTCTGCCCTGCACACTTGAGgtataattacatagtatcggtatcggcaatatcggtcgTTTTCAAATATCGGCTTATCGGTTTCGACTTTTTAGCGGGTATCGGTGACAAAAGtgatatcggtacatctctagtcttAATACGGCCAATGTTGGATTTTGCTCTGTCAAACTGCCGTCTTGGTTTGATTAAATGGAAGAATCTGCGTCCAATAGTAGTTGCACAACTTGGCAAAGCGAAAATATGGCACATTAGCATTGTTTCCTCGTCCGTATGTAAAAAGTGGTTCACCCTCCAGGGTAGCGGAGCTTTCACGAGCTCAATCGATGGTCGTTATCCTAAACCGGATTGACGACCTTCAAGCTAATAATTACGATTCCCAACTTGcgtcgtttaaaaaatcactcCCGATCCAATTCTTCGTCTACATGGCTGAGACGTGTTCCGCACCTTTCGTCACACACTGCACCGGTTCAAATCTCGTGGAGCAGTGTTTCCCAGCGTGTTGGTCGCCTGGAAACCCTCTTGGGCCGCCTGTTTAAGTTATCGGCACTATATTCTAGAAAAatttattgttcattttgtaATTAAAACTGAATTGTCGAATAATGATGGGAAGAATCACGGCTAAACTAAAGCCatgttattatttgaaaatctcgccGACGGCAAACAAGCGAAGCCTTCTTATGAGTGCAACTTTGAGATAATTTATGTTGAAATCAATGCAATGTAAAAATCATTGTATCGGGtagtaatttaattttgcaGCCATAAAAGCACTACGTACCGTTTCGCATGAGAGCATATTTCTAGGTCGCAATAGTTCAgaaaatgtattatatatatatatatatatatatatatatatatatgtatacatatTTGGCTCGCTTGAAAAAAAGGCTGGAAACCACTGTCGGGGAGAATAGTTATGTGCAAAAGGATTGCAGAACTCCCCGCCGTCATAGGGTGGGTGATTCACATAACCAGGACCGGATCAAGCGTTTCAGGccctaaaccagtggttcccaaaccttttAGTATTTTTGCACCTGAATCGAAGTAAAAGCTGAATTACccctttaataaaaataaaatttgtagcgcgcaatttatcaaatttaatagcaacaataacataataatcTATAAGCATGAGAAGAACCTCCTGGTTTAATCTCAGTGGGAAGGGTGGCCTTTCTCAGCAATCTAACCTAGGCAAAGTGGATGTCAGACATCATTTAATATCATGGTTCCatatttaaattttgcaatatctGTCTTTGCAAAGTCAATTTTAAATCTCTCATTCGAATCTCTAAGAAATTTCACTTTCGCAGCAAATTGGTTATCACTACGCTTTGTTTGAGCAAAAATGACGACAGAGCGATCTATTAGTCTATTGCTCCTCCCAATCCAATTAATCATAGGATGCTAAACTTGTGCTCGGCACTCCAGTCCAGAATTATGTAGTGTAGGACAAAGCGTTGTAACATGTCAGTGTCAGCTGCGTgtacattatgacataacaactAACAATATTCACAAACTAAATTACTAAATGCAAGCGCTTCACGACCAGATTTTACTCAGACCTGCGAAAAGCACGGcaattacataaaaaattgaaCGCCTGAATTACCCTCTAAGAATTGTTGAATTACAAATTACCCCGTTTAGGGGTAATAACACCCAGTTTGAGAATCAACGCCCTAAGACTAAGAACTGCAAAAAGCACGGCAATTACATAACAAATTTAACGTCGGAAATTACACCGAATTACCCATTAATTTTATCAATTGatataaaactatttataataaCAATGAAGCTGGTTactgttttatttgaaattgaataagtaAGTTTTAGTATCCATAACTAGTTGAGGACCAAGTTATGAATAATCACaagaatatttttctaaaaacaGTTTTCGCGCCTACAACCATTTATAGAGAGGTTTAAGATGATACTTGAGAAAAAAAAGTAAGCAAAAATACATTTCAGCCAGGCGAATAGTAGAGTGTTAGTCGTCTAGAAACTCGAATTATTTCCTTAAACACGGACACACCATTGAAAATTTGGAtatgaaaatttctgtggtgccctaGGCAGGTGCTTATTTTGCTTAAGGCTTTTTTATTCAGCCCTGCAAAATACCGCTGGTCGTGAGGCCTGGCCCTCCAAATGATTGAACCTCTTCGTCGGATTTCTTTTCCTCGGTTGAGTAGAAAAACGCTATCCCGCATCAGGTGTTTGACTATGCTAAACAATCGCTTAAAGGAGTGTTTGGCACACGGTGTTGCTTAAATCTTGTTTTATTGATATatcagtgatatatatatatattatcattacCACGCATTCAAAAGTATATCTGATTTAGATGGATAACTTCCCCAATAACGTTTTTGCGAACGAATATCTAGAATAAAAAAGATTAAGGGtgggccaggggtgggcaaattgcggcccaccgaagtgtttcatccagcTCACTTGTGCCTGtagaaattacgactatagtttttatagatataaatttGCGTTGAAAATTTCGATGAAAATGACGAACCGTCGGCTAAAATATAAACCGTATTCCCAACGAATAATCTGCATCGGAATACAATAATATGCTATTTGGTTAGGGCTGCCAACCATCCCGGAATTGACGTCTGGCGTCCCGTGTCCCAGGCTGGGCTACGGTTGTCCCGGAATTTACTGACAACCACAGCGTACCAGGATAGAAGGTCATGTAAAGGCTTCGTTTAAAAGAGGAAACGGATGTAATTCACGCGAATATCGTATGGGTTATTCAAATAGAAGTGAGTTGAAACTTGTCGATAAGAAATGTTTTGCCAACCATGACTTTCTGGTGACAAAACAATCAACTAAGTTAAAACAATTGCAAAATGGATTGCATATAAACAGCAGTCACCTTAATTTGAGAGCATCATTCAACTTGgtatatcaattaaaaaaacgCAAGTAGTTTTAAAGCGGTCCTGCAGCTGTGAGTCGGTTAAAAGCAAGTAAAGAAAAAAGGTTAAAAGTAAAGAGTAAAGGTGAACATAggattagatcagtggttctcaaacggtgaggCGCGGCCCACAAGGGGGGAGctcgtagacaattttttgagggggcgtgaagctaattaacaataaaaatatttgttagatttgatcttgcccgccccattttggatatttacattattTACTTTCCGTCCGTGCattttcaacgtattttttgaataaaacactttcgcattactatctgttatttgtatcttattgtgagctagttatttttgaggtgaagCGAGACTTGCTAAATTATAGAAAGGGATCGCGGCTTTAAAAGTTTGAGATTCACTGGATTAGATTGATTCGTTTGTATTTGTGCCTCAAAGATTCAACCTTCAAGTTTTTTTGGAttgagtttaaattatttaagaggcttgaatttatgaaaataacgCCGCGGTATGATCACTCTTCGACGCACAGCTCACACTGTTTCTTTTGATGTCTTTCGTGATTCACAAGCTTTTGTttccataattttcaaattctagtcGTTAAGGTGTCCCGGAATGTTTTAACACAAAGTTCGCAATCTTATATTTGGTATATATAATTGGGTCACCTGGTACCCTAGCTGTTTGTTGTAGCCTACATTAGCTGTTAcgcttttttattgtaaatgacctgttttttattcatagttttatattaagttttgaGCATCCGGCTCAGTAACCAAGaatattatctgtaactggcctactcagaaaagtaattgcccaccacCGCTCTAGGTTATACTTCTATAGCAAAAGAACATTAGCGGGCCAATTGCGGAAACTTATGAACTCctcattttaaataatatagtACAAAAACCAGCTTGAATACGGCGCAATGAGACCAAACGCTTTCTTCTAATGATATTATGACGTAATGTCTCGAGTAATAATTTATGGTTTAGTAGCTGAACTTAATTTTtgcaataataataacaagagagaaATACTCAAACATATGGAAACGAATGTGAACGACTACGTCAAACAGCGTAAATTCGGATGAAATTACTCTAATTAAAAAGGATACGTTGGAcaaaataactcaatgattataTGGTATTCATTCCTTCAAAGTCGCATAAAATACAATTGCAGGATTCTTTTTTCTGTAACTAGCATAggtagttgaactatgtatgtctgaagaagtctgaccttggtcagacgaaacgttacagaaatatatttgtgttagtgtgcagcaagactcttgaatcacttagcaTGGCAAGCTTAGCATTTTTTAATGTATGAGTATCAGCACATAGACGCGAAGATCGCGTATCAATAAGGCCTTAGCTGTCTGGTTGAGATGGCGGACAAGCGTGACGGAAGTGTTTCTATATTTCAAAAAGATGTTTCAGTGAAACAGAATAGGACTGTATGAGACTCCCGTAGGAGAATATTtggaacaaaaataaataagagcGATAGCATTCAAACGGCTTCAACGAACTCCGAAAACGTGCcagtattcaaaaaattgaaaagaatttATCAAACGTTTCgtgttcaaatataaatttttatataacgAAGATTATattttctcatatatatatatatttgctgaGTGTGACATACCGATCTACACGTGTACTTTCAATTTATCTCTAAGCAGACGGGTCCCATTTGATAAAAAACTTGTTCCACATAAATTTGCATCGATAAGTTTTCTTCGCCTGCATTTTCCTCCCAAGCTCTACACGATATAGATCTATATATAGGAGGTAAATGACCATACCCTGCGCGTTCGCACTCCCGTGTTGTTAaacacacgttaacagagtgtaacCCCGATCTGCACTTCTTCGGAGGTCaataagcacacaatgtattgtaatgccaaatgttcgtatattgtTAGGTTGCACATTCGAAATGAATCCAAATaacagatatattgaaatatacactTAGACGGTTAAGTTAAACACAGTTAAACAGTTGCAATCCAAAGCAGTAATTAACACACATGAAACATCCTATATTCTCAACTTCCGAAGGCCGGTAACACGTGACGAATTGCTCGATACAATGAATATTGCTAAGACTTGTCGCTTGTCGCGCGATAAATTTTACCAGAGAAATAGGGCATTGGCCTATTCATTGAATTCACTTACtattaatacaaaaagattAAATAACATTGAAATCAATAGTTACAATCCACATTCGCTACAGTTCATTCCTTTTAATCTTTCCGTCAAAGCGAATATTTATTGACGATTTTTTATCAGTAATCATCCTGTATAAGATGTAGAATGTAGATGTCTTCAtttgctaattttaattaaaattgctAATTTTGGTACACTCAGGAAAGGGTCCGCGACTACGGggaagccctccgctctgggtcgggaaataattcaaattttcaataaatatgagcatcgcaTCTGTGTatcgtatttatgtataacaactttataattctctgggggctcccgaagtatgcgaaccaagatggcggacatcggaatgtaatatgtgtactagattagggttaggccataattttaggtataaatactacgggaggctcttggctagtcttcgaactgataatagaactaaaataaggaaaattggaaaaaattatcgcctaaccctaacctgttacccatgttacgttccgatgtccgccatcttggttcgcatacttcgggagcaccattcTCTGactataattatgaatgtttccccgagtatacacttctttatttactgccgtaacattggccaatcagcataagtgcaaaattgaagtaacaataaacgtttcagaagcgctcagatacttttgccattcagacagtctttcgtggttgtgaatattatctcgttttggcggttttcgcgtgttgtttgttagtttttagttgggttttggtaaatataagtcctaatcaaataactcaataatcATTTTGCTCTgtcagatttttattttaaattcagtaatcaaaaattaatctagaaagagctgtgatagactaggccagACTTTTGGCACATGTAAATGAAAGGTTGTTGAATgtattgaattaaaatgatagtttggaacatataaaccggtttataggcgcgaactcgcaaaaccattatttaaataataacccataattttgcaatggtagagtataAAGCGGAAGAATTTTGACGGGATCGAAAATCGAGGAAACATTCATTACGTAGATGTTTGCATTGGTAATTGGTATTATCCTACACAATTGTATTGTTTCGTAGCAATGCGGGGATAGCAGTAGTCGTGTGGAATTGCTTGATAAAGACAGATGATGAGATTTGTCCATTCTAAATTAAATAGTCAGGGTGCTGGTACATTTGGTATTGT from the Styela clava chromosome 5, kaStyClav1.hap1.2, whole genome shotgun sequence genome contains:
- the LOC120345199 gene encoding uncharacterized protein LOC120345199 isoform X3; translated protein: MDPAMQAYGQSIAQGKCALTAEDSCTIVLGEDDSLTSLQISSSSLSQLIENQNVLEDFKILPTQTEAYMSSLEISSLSNVEINQNNEECVKTNFTPGPEVLSSEVSGLTSSNVATEAEQKMNKEIGDKNCEEIPAKAAVSGSADGKQSSKTIPKVHNSYQEFNAFHGNVCLGLGNQENQHGIGDFSNNCDSILPTVLYDLGVTGKSHSFTGKGEELKGTKLAPNILHTPQELRQYTPPRPTFQKTIVFEEILDQLEHGHKIIHLHGMSGTGKSQIVRGICKVLDESNRSYLLWHMQCQDGSNLLKLGLERLIDKLDDCSIIDVILRRTLLEELQNNRTKTLVNKLTTLHTKILLVIEDITDDEKVLARSLVQSLSTLATQSLQILIASPRKDVLYTEEDIDAMNYYYTKRVNGFIKPEAVAFLTTGNINRKGAEQLAEALAYSPLRLTLAKNYCRKYRESYQSYFDGLGKDETVIEKEKQILNLHPDLAKCHGYEVIMKALRPRSKVEKEDLQFLVIEMMSFLNNENISDYLLGKFFQQVQPMVFREEQRMVQCLKARLEDDCDMDVHSFSDKIDYGEQLISTHKDILLAIHLYIPNEKKQRILMDVLQAIASLIKKENRYRTDSNLLFSLQNHMDSVVSHAKKLLKGDFLGKSMKQNDFDIQLGLARMYEVLGFVVQRHLNTKDIDLEKATNYLSNVICAFNTKKDKRETLFKYTPKKDPAVTAKKIYKIIKEANKKIPDVFILQNWAKLFPITENHLKVMAESAGNESKLDWEDMVTALRLDGHLNSDHIRQLEREKMLLNPKQIKSVYICERLMSVLHTRSRQVLYLQNSISKEEQNRYEWYSDVGLYLSENLFCDTGISSLFRYLLKANSKLPRMLNNCLNEDDASFIARIEAARKYAQSLTDGKERFYEHGLYKRVYGTAYSNMNLLRFLVKANTKLHKRRHIANVKEVTNQMLECDRFFNLAKQNVQYFVVASNCIVQAGKYYAAVGKYETALEAFECAFDHHGYGIEYQCDKYPNAYAWALHNVGMTLCKSEKELANFTSHKEKFFLRYQTAVKCNICKEWRRDLLIMKKLVESLH
- the LOC120345199 gene encoding uncharacterized protein LOC120345199 isoform X1, coding for MDPAMQAYGQSIAQGKCALTAEDSCTIVLGEDDSLTSLQISSSSLSQLIENQNVLEDFKILPTQTEAYMSSLEISSLSNVEINQNNEECVKTNFTPGPEVLSSEVSGLTSSNVATEAEQKMNKEIGDKNCEEIPAKAAVSGSADGKQSSKTIPKVHNSYQEFNAFHGNVCLGLGNQENQHERQPFKKCTSHQNHLSNKCGFDESKGIGDFSNNCDSILPTVLYDLGVTGKSHSFTGKGEELKGTKLAPNILHTPQELRQYTPPRPTFQKTIVFEEILDQLEHGHKIIHLHGMSGTGKSQIVRGICKVLDESNRSYLLWHMQCQDGSNLLKLGLERLIDKLDDCSIIDVILRRTLLEELQNNRTKTLVNKLTTLHTKILLVIEDITDDEKVLARSLVQSLSTLATQSLQILIASPRKDVLYTEEDIDAMNYYYTKRVNGFIKPEAVAFLTTGNINRKGAEQLAEALAYSPLRLTLAKNYCRKYRESYQSYFDGLGKDETVIEKEKQILNLHPDLAKCHGYEVIMKALRPRSKVEKEDLQFLVIEMMSFLNNENISDYLLGKFFQQVQPMVFREEQRMVQCLKARLEDDCDMDVHSFSDKIDYGEQLISTHKDILLAIHLYIPNEKKQRILMDVLQAIASLIKKENRYRTDSNLLFSLQNHMDSVVSHAKKLLKGDFLGKSMKQNDFDIQLGLARMYEVLGFVVQRHLNTKDIDLEKATNYLSNVICAFNTKKDKRETLFKYTPKKDPAVTAKKIYKIIKEANKKIPDVFILQNWAKLFPITENHLKVMAESAGNESKLDWEDMVTALRLDGHLNSDHIRQLEREKMLLNPKQIKSVYICERLMSVLHTRSRQVLYLQNSISKEEQNRYEWYSDVGLYLSENLFCDTGISSLFRYLLKANSKLPRMLNNCLNEDDASFIARIEAARKYAQSLTDGKERFYEHGLYKRVYGTAYSNMNLLRFLVKANTKLHKRRHIANVKEVTNQMLECDRFFNLAKQNVQYFVVASNCIVQAGKYYAAVGKYETALEAFECAFDHHGYGIEYQCDKYPNAYAWALHNVGMTLCKSEKELANFTSHKEKFFLRYQTAVKCNICKEWRRDLLIMKKLVESLH
- the LOC120345199 gene encoding uncharacterized protein LOC120345199 isoform X2 — encoded protein: MDPAMQAYGQSIAQGKCALTAEDSCTIVLGEDDSLTSLQISSSSLSQLIENQNVLDFKILPTQTEAYMSSLEISSLSNVEINQNNEECVKTNFTPGPEVLSSEVSGLTSSNVATEAEQKMNKEIGDKNCEEIPAKAAVSGSADGKQSSKTIPKVHNSYQEFNAFHGNVCLGLGNQENQHERQPFKKCTSHQNHLSNKCGFDESKGIGDFSNNCDSILPTVLYDLGVTGKSHSFTGKGEELKGTKLAPNILHTPQELRQYTPPRPTFQKTIVFEEILDQLEHGHKIIHLHGMSGTGKSQIVRGICKVLDESNRSYLLWHMQCQDGSNLLKLGLERLIDKLDDCSIIDVILRRTLLEELQNNRTKTLVNKLTTLHTKILLVIEDITDDEKVLARSLVQSLSTLATQSLQILIASPRKDVLYTEEDIDAMNYYYTKRVNGFIKPEAVAFLTTGNINRKGAEQLAEALAYSPLRLTLAKNYCRKYRESYQSYFDGLGKDETVIEKEKQILNLHPDLAKCHGYEVIMKALRPRSKVEKEDLQFLVIEMMSFLNNENISDYLLGKFFQQVQPMVFREEQRMVQCLKARLEDDCDMDVHSFSDKIDYGEQLISTHKDILLAIHLYIPNEKKQRILMDVLQAIASLIKKENRYRTDSNLLFSLQNHMDSVVSHAKKLLKGDFLGKSMKQNDFDIQLGLARMYEVLGFVVQRHLNTKDIDLEKATNYLSNVICAFNTKKDKRETLFKYTPKKDPAVTAKKIYKIIKEANKKIPDVFILQNWAKLFPITENHLKVMAESAGNESKLDWEDMVTALRLDGHLNSDHIRQLEREKMLLNPKQIKSVYICERLMSVLHTRSRQVLYLQNSISKEEQNRYEWYSDVGLYLSENLFCDTGISSLFRYLLKANSKLPRMLNNCLNEDDASFIARIEAARKYAQSLTDGKERFYEHGLYKRVYGTAYSNMNLLRFLVKANTKLHKRRHIANVKEVTNQMLECDRFFNLAKQNVQYFVVASNCIVQAGKYYAAVGKYETALEAFECAFDHHGYGIEYQCDKYPNAYAWALHNVGMTLCKSEKELANFTSHKEKFFLRYQTAVKCNICKEWRRDLLIMKKLVESLH
- the LOC120345199 gene encoding uncharacterized protein LOC120345199 isoform X4; translated protein: MFSERQPFKKCTSHQNHLSNKCGFDESKGIGDFSNNCDSILPTVLYDLGVTGKSHSFTGKGEELKGTKLAPNILHTPQELRQYTPPRPTFQKTIVFEEILDQLEHGHKIIHLHGMSGTGKSQIVRGICKVLDESNRSYLLWHMQCQDGSNLLKLGLERLIDKLDDCSIIDVILRRTLLEELQNNRTKTLVNKLTTLHTKILLVIEDITDDEKVLARSLVQSLSTLATQSLQILIASPRKDVLYTEEDIDAMNYYYTKRVNGFIKPEAVAFLTTGNINRKGAEQLAEALAYSPLRLTLAKNYCRKYRESYQSYFDGLGKDETVIEKEKQILNLHPDLAKCHGYEVIMKALRPRSKVEKEDLQFLVIEMMSFLNNENISDYLLGKFFQQVQPMVFREEQRMVQCLKARLEDDCDMDVHSFSDKIDYGEQLISTHKDILLAIHLYIPNEKKQRILMDVLQAIASLIKKENRYRTDSNLLFSLQNHMDSVVSHAKKLLKGDFLGKSMKQNDFDIQLGLARMYEVLGFVVQRHLNTKDIDLEKATNYLSNVICAFNTKKDKRETLFKYTPKKDPAVTAKKIYKIIKEANKKIPDVFILQNWAKLFPITENHLKVMAESAGNESKLDWEDMVTALRLDGHLNSDHIRQLEREKMLLNPKQIKSVYICERLMSVLHTRSRQVLYLQNSISKEEQNRYEWYSDVGLYLSENLFCDTGISSLFRYLLKANSKLPRMLNNCLNEDDASFIARIEAARKYAQSLTDGKERFYEHGLYKRVYGTAYSNMNLLRFLVKANTKLHKRRHIANVKEVTNQMLECDRFFNLAKQNVQYFVVASNCIVQAGKYYAAVGKYETALEAFECAFDHHGYGIEYQCDKYPNAYAWALHNVGMTLCKSEKELANFTSHKEKFFLRYQTAVKCNICKEWRRDLLIMKKLVESLH